A genomic window from Nitrospirota bacterium includes:
- a CDS encoding EAL domain-containing protein produces MIRRALNSLRTLVVLLVLAAVTPALILILYTASEQRGAAEDHVQAEALRFARIASAQQQRFIEGARQLLVALAKLPEVRLAHGEECTSAFADLLGAYPFYANLGVIDAKGMIFCSALPFNRPLSAAHRTYFQRALATREFAVGDYQIGNITRKATINFGQPVLDADGAAHAVVFAAMDLEWLNHLAAEANMPTGSSLTVIDRQGAVLVRYPESEGWVGRRVADEGFLRTVLAQGEGVTTARQPDGVEHLVAFTPLSQVPQAGYAYVSIGIPRETAFAHADKTLSRNLAGLGLVWVLALAAAWAGCDVFLLRRVNAIVAATRRLSAGDLTARTGLPSDDSELGQLAKAFDEMATSLQRQTAAVAHQATHDLLTQLPNRALLHDHLEQAVKLAQREQTTVALLMLDINLFKEINDTLSHRNGDLLLQQVGPRLRRALRESDLIARLGGDEFAVLLPGTDAEQAAVVAQKVLDVFQEPFELGDATVAVGAGIGIAVYPVHGDSADQIMQRADVAMYVAKEAGNEYFVYTAARDHYDPDRLTLISDLRRAIDNNQLFLQYQPKIDIHAGRTVGVEALLRWQHPDRGLVPPDTFIQLAEHAGLIKPLTLWVLTTALRQCRTWHDAGLSIPVAVNLSARSLQDPGLVDQVAAIIHHADVAPQALELEITESVVMADPQRALEILTRLHTMGVRMSVDDFGTGHSSLTYLKRLPVQSIKIDRSFVGPMVTNAGDAVIVRSIIELAHTLGFKVIAEGVETRETWDHLAQLGCNEAQGYYVSRPLAADALTTWLAESAWPVGPSTSDVQAKP; encoded by the coding sequence ATGATCCGACGGGCCTTGAACAGTCTTCGCACGTTGGTGGTGCTGCTCGTGTTGGCCGCGGTGACACCCGCGCTGATCCTGATTCTCTACACCGCGTCGGAACAGCGCGGGGCCGCGGAAGATCACGTGCAGGCCGAGGCGCTGCGGTTCGCCCGGATCGCCTCCGCCCAGCAGCAGCGCTTCATCGAGGGAGCGCGCCAACTCCTCGTCGCCCTGGCAAAGCTCCCCGAGGTCCGCCTCGCTCACGGCGAAGAATGTACGTCGGCGTTCGCGGATCTGCTGGGCGCCTACCCCTTTTACGCCAACTTGGGCGTGATCGACGCGAAGGGGATGATCTTTTGCAGCGCGCTCCCGTTCAATCGTCCCTTGAGCGCGGCCCACCGAACCTATTTTCAACGCGCGCTGGCCACGCGCGAATTCGCGGTGGGTGATTACCAAATCGGCAACATCACGAGGAAAGCCACGATCAACTTCGGTCAACCCGTGCTCGATGCCGACGGTGCGGCCCACGCGGTCGTCTTCGCGGCCATGGACTTGGAGTGGCTGAACCACCTGGCGGCCGAGGCCAACATGCCGACCGGCTCCTCTCTCACCGTGATCGACCGCCAGGGCGCGGTCTTGGTCCGGTATCCCGAATCAGAGGGCTGGGTGGGCCGACGGGTGGCCGATGAAGGATTCCTGCGAACCGTGCTGGCGCAGGGCGAAGGTGTGACCACGGCCCGTCAGCCCGACGGCGTCGAACACCTCGTGGCCTTTACGCCGCTGTCCCAGGTGCCGCAAGCCGGATACGCCTACGTCAGCATCGGCATTCCCAGAGAGACCGCGTTCGCCCACGCCGACAAGACGCTGAGCCGTAATCTGGCCGGGCTGGGTCTGGTGTGGGTTCTGGCACTGGCCGCGGCCTGGGCGGGATGCGACGTGTTTCTGTTGCGCCGCGTCAACGCCATTGTCGCGGCCACGCGCCGGTTGAGCGCCGGCGACCTCACCGCCCGCACCGGGTTGCCGTCCGACGACAGCGAATTGGGGCAGCTTGCCAAGGCCTTCGACGAGATGGCGACGTCCTTGCAGCGGCAGACCGCCGCCGTGGCGCACCAGGCCACCCACGATCTGCTCACCCAACTGCCGAATCGCGCGCTGTTGCACGATCATCTGGAGCAGGCCGTTAAACTGGCGCAACGCGAGCAGACCACGGTCGCATTGCTGATGCTGGACATCAACCTGTTCAAGGAGATCAACGACACGCTGAGCCACCGGAACGGCGACCTGTTGCTGCAACAAGTCGGCCCGCGCCTGCGCCGCGCGCTGCGGGAGTCGGACCTGATCGCCCGTCTGGGCGGAGACGAGTTCGCGGTCCTCCTCCCGGGCACGGACGCCGAGCAAGCCGCGGTGGTGGCCCAGAAAGTTCTCGACGTGTTTCAAGAGCCCTTCGAACTCGGGGACGCGACCGTCGCCGTGGGCGCCGGTATCGGAATCGCGGTCTATCCGGTCCACGGGGACAGCGCGGACCAGATCATGCAGCGGGCGGACGTAGCCATGTACGTGGCCAAGGAAGCCGGGAACGAATACTTCGTCTATACCGCCGCACGAGACCACTACGACCCGGACCGCCTCACCCTCATCAGCGACCTTCGCCGTGCGATCGACAACAACCAGTTGTTCCTCCAGTATCAGCCCAAGATCGACATCCACGCGGGTCGCACGGTCGGGGTGGAAGCGTTGTTACGGTGGCAACACCCCGACCGCGGGCTCGTTCCGCCGGACACCTTCATCCAGCTCGCGGAACATGCGGGACTGATCAAGCCCCTCACGTTGTGGGTGTTGACCACGGCGCTCCGTCAGTGCCGGACGTGGCACGACGCGGGGCTATCCATCCCGGTCGCCGTGAACCTGTCCGCGCGAAGCCTGCAGGATCCCGGCCTGGTGGACCAGGTGGCGGCCATCATCCACCACGCGGACGTCGCCCCCCAGGCCCTGGAGTTGGAAATCACCGAAAGCGTGGTCATGGCGGACCCGCAACGAGCCCTGGAAATTCTCACGCGCCTGCACACGATGGGCGTCCGCATGTCGGTGGACGACTTCGGCACCGGCCACTCGTCGTTGACGTATCTGAAGAGGCTGCCGGTTCAGTCGATCAAGATCGACCGCTCGTTCGTCGGGCCCATGGTGACGAACGCCGGCGACGCCGTCATCGTGCGCTCCATCATCGAGCTGGCTCACACGCTGGGATTCAAGGTCAT